Genomic window (Roseivirga sp. 4D4):
TTAGGTATATTTACCTAATAACATTATGTATAGAAATTATGGCTTATAAAACACTGGTCGCTGCCTCTACTAAACCCCTTGTGCTCTCCATTTTATCTCATGGTAAGAGCTACGGTTATCAAATCATCAAACATGTTGAACAACTCTCCAATGGGGAGTTGGAATGGACTGATGCCATGTTGTATCCTGTACTCCATCGGATGGAAAAGGACGGTCTGATTTCTTCGGAGTGGATTGTTTTGGACAATGGTCGTAAGCGAAAGTACTATACAATTACGGCCAAGGGCAAAGAAGAACGAGAGGCAGCCAAGTCTCAGTGGAATAATGTCAACACTGCTTTGAATCGTCTTTGGGATGGAAATCTAACACTTGATTTAGGCTGATATGGAAAAATTTAATTTAAAACAACAGATTATAAATTGGTCGAATCAACTCAGGGCACAACAGGGGCTTGAGCCTGGAGAGATTGAAGAATTAGAAGCAAACCTTTGGGATCGAATTGATGCCCTGATGGAGGAGGGACATGATGAAAAGTCGGCCTTCCATCTGGCTGTTGAAAAGATGGCGGGCTCGCTCAAGGACATAGCAACTGAGTTTTATAAGGCCAGGGCAGTGAACCCGAAAGGAAAGCCACCCTGGGAGCGTTCGGCAAGTCTAATCTCCAAACTACCCAACCACTTCAAGGTGGCACTGCGCCACTTCAAAAAGCGTAAGTCTTATGCCATAATGAATATCCTGGGTTTAGCGGTGAGCATCTCCTTTTCATTGCTGATTTGGATGTATGTTCAGAATGAGAGTGGTTATGATCAACATTATGATAATGCCGATCGCATTTATCGGGTGATCTTTGACGTTAAACACGATGGTATTCATATTCCTCAGGCAGACATAGGTCAACCCGTTGGTCCTACCATGAAGTCTGATTTTCCAGAGGTAATTGAGAAGACCCGATTGAGACGTATTGGTGCAACAAACACCTTTGCTAAGGGAGACGTGTCCATAGAATCCACTGACTTCTTTGTCACAGACCCTGATTTTTTCAATGTGTTTAGTGTGGAGGTACTGTATGGTGACCCGGAAAAGGCCTTGACAGCGCCTAATACGGTGGTGTTAACGGAATCAATTGCCCTACAGCTTTTTGGCCGGACTGATATTGTAGGAGAGACACTCACTTATTCAGGTGTCATGCCACCGATGGATGCAAAGGTGACAGCTGTGATAAGGGATTTGAATAAGAAAACCCATTTACCCTTCAAGGCACTGATTTCTTATAGTACTTATTTCGATCAACGGGAATTGATCAATTGGCTTCGAAAATCTTATACCTATGTCTTATTGGATGAGCAGAATGATGTGGAGGGGCTTAGCGATAAAATGCCTGATTTTAGTGACAAGTATTTAGCAGAAGTAATGCGTCAGAGAATTAGCCCAACCGCCACCGTGAAGCTTCACTTACAGCCTTTAACAGAGATTTATCTAGCCGATGAATACTTCGGAGAACCCTATCCACACGGCAGCCAAAGGAATCTACAGGTTTTGAGTACCATTATGATTTTTCTCATGCTGATGGCTTGTATTAACTACGTCAACCTATCAACTGCCACAGCCATGGAACGTGCCAGTGAAGTGGGGATTCGAAAATCACTTGGTTCTTCCAGGAGCAGTTTAGTCATTAAGTTCCTTTCCGAGGCTATACTTCTGTCCCTTGTAGCAGGGCTTGTGGCCATGCTCATTTCTGTTTTGCTACTTCCTTATTTTTCAACAATCACAGGACTTGAAAAGCACGTGTCGGATTTGTTTTCGGTCGGAAAACTGGCAGGTGTATTCTTCCTTAGTTTGACAATGGGGATTCTGGCCGGGCTCTATCCCAGCCTCTATTTGACTCGTTTTAAGCCGCTCATGGCTTTGAAGCCTGGCGCTGCCGGTATTGGCAAAAGAGGGTGGCTGAGAAAAGGCTTGATCGTGTTTCAATATGCGATTGCGGGTAGTCTGATGATCTGGATTTTTGTGATCGGTCAGCAAATCAACTTTGCCAAACAGCGCGATGTGGGTTTCGATAAGTCAAATATGCTA
Coding sequences:
- a CDS encoding PadR family transcriptional regulator produces the protein MAYKTLVAASTKPLVLSILSHGKSYGYQIIKHVEQLSNGELEWTDAMLYPVLHRMEKDGLISSEWIVLDNGRKRKYYTITAKGKEEREAAKSQWNNVNTALNRLWDGNLTLDLG
- a CDS encoding ABC transporter permease, with the translated sequence MEKFNLKQQIINWSNQLRAQQGLEPGEIEELEANLWDRIDALMEEGHDEKSAFHLAVEKMAGSLKDIATEFYKARAVNPKGKPPWERSASLISKLPNHFKVALRHFKKRKSYAIMNILGLAVSISFSLLIWMYVQNESGYDQHYDNADRIYRVIFDVKHDGIHIPQADIGQPVGPTMKSDFPEVIEKTRLRRIGATNTFAKGDVSIESTDFFVTDPDFFNVFSVEVLYGDPEKALTAPNTVVLTESIALQLFGRTDIVGETLTYSGVMPPMDAKVTAVIRDLNKKTHLPFKALISYSTYFDQRELINWLRKSYTYVLLDEQNDVEGLSDKMPDFSDKYLAEVMRQRISPTATVKLHLQPLTEIYLADEYFGEPYPHGSQRNLQVLSTIMIFLMLMACINYVNLSTATAMERASEVGIRKSLGSSRSSLVIKFLSEAILLSLVAGLVAMLISVLLLPYFSTITGLEKHVSDLFSVGKLAGVFFLSLTMGILAGLYPSLYLTRFKPLMALKPGAAGIGKRGWLRKGLIVFQYAIAGSLMIWIFVIGQQINFAKQRDVGFDKSNMLELTLPDDQGALKSVDAFLSELKEYPQVKGAAKSTVDLTFGFGVGSYLMKSPKGEEVNANLAAISVGFGFAESLGIQYIAGGDFNEHKPSERGVIINEAAMNQYEWNDNPLKVKYLSRDRQGEVVDEWDVIGVVSDFKPGEAYNTINPLIIFLDARSIPEMRVFVNLELENPETFAPELGNLWERHFPNQVFEFQVLEDRLNRLYAKEETFQELLAVLNMITMLITILGVIGLISFTTEVRKKEIAIRKISGAKVETIMNLLSKQFLVLLVVAFAIAGPIGYYMSNNWLSDFSIRTELTVLPIGFTFLVCLLFTLAAISYHALRAANANPVKALRYE